One stretch of Nesterenkonia halotolerans DNA includes these proteins:
- a CDS encoding helix-turn-helix transcriptional regulator codes for MKRAERLHALSETLRRSGARGISAARLAREFEVSVRTVHRDLDALENSGAPIWSRPGPGGGYGLAKSASLPPVTFSPAQAVALMAAVSAAPDAPYADLSAAGVRKIMDVLDPKTRAQADELAHRVWVNVPPSSSRAVRSALEEGMAEQRVIRLRYTSRDGTTTTRDVEPVLFASTNGRWYLIGWCCLRDAMRWFAVERIERASVTKAACSGHTIHEVGEPPESARPVHG; via the coding sequence GTGAAGCGAGCCGAACGTCTTCATGCCCTGTCCGAGACGCTGCGTCGCAGCGGCGCGCGGGGAATCTCCGCTGCGCGGTTGGCGAGAGAGTTCGAGGTCTCGGTGCGGACTGTCCATCGAGACCTCGACGCGCTGGAGAACAGCGGCGCGCCGATCTGGTCTCGCCCGGGTCCGGGCGGTGGCTATGGGTTGGCCAAGAGTGCGTCACTGCCCCCTGTCACTTTTTCCCCGGCGCAGGCCGTGGCGCTCATGGCAGCTGTGTCCGCCGCACCCGATGCTCCCTACGCGGATCTGTCTGCGGCGGGCGTCCGGAAGATCATGGACGTCCTCGATCCCAAGACCCGAGCGCAGGCCGACGAGCTGGCCCACCGTGTCTGGGTCAACGTGCCTCCTTCATCCTCGCGCGCTGTCAGATCAGCGCTCGAGGAGGGGATGGCCGAGCAGCGGGTGATTCGCCTCCGCTACACGTCACGAGACGGCACCACGACCACCCGTGATGTCGAGCCGGTGCTGTTCGCCTCCACAAACGGCCGGTGGTACCTGATCGGGTGGTGCTGCCTGCGCGACGCGATGCGGTGGTTTGCCGTGGAAAGGATCGAGCGGGCCAGCGTCACCAAGGCGGCCTGCAGCGGCCACACCATCCACGAGGTCGGAGAACCTCCAGAGAGTGCCAGACCGGTGCACGGGTGA
- a CDS encoding NAD(P)H-quinone dehydrogenase, whose translation MGAVTPTNSHSRFAPDRIAILGGGPGGYEAAMVAADAGAEVTIVEEKGMGGSAVLTDVVPSKTLIATADAMRRVNLATDFGVRFGQGNGDENHAWADFSKVNERLLKLAQSQSHDIHATLESYGVRVVIGRGKVMPPHSIEVTSGAHEGEVIEADAVIVATGAHPRELPSAKPDGERIFNWTQAYNLTEVPEHMIVVGSGVTGAEFASAYRRLGAEVTLVSSREQVLPGEDSDASQVLEHSFERVGVHVASLTRAESVQRTETGVEVTLTNGEVLKGSHCLMAVGGIPNTTGIGLEDCGVEISESGHVQVDTVSRTTANNIYAAGDCTGVMPLASVAAMQGRVAVAHMKGESVKPLKLHQVASNVFTSPEIATVGVTQDQVDSGKYQADVVKLNLATNARAKMMNIREGFVKIFSRKGSGTVIGAVVVAPRASELIFPLALAVTHKLHVDDVATTFTVYPSLTGSISEAARRLHLHVTDPED comes from the coding sequence ATGGGGGCCGTGACTCCAACTAACTCGCACAGCCGCTTCGCCCCTGACCGCATCGCCATTCTGGGCGGGGGGCCAGGCGGCTACGAGGCCGCGATGGTCGCCGCAGACGCCGGTGCTGAGGTCACCATCGTGGAGGAGAAGGGGATGGGCGGGTCGGCCGTGCTCACCGACGTCGTCCCGTCCAAAACACTGATCGCCACCGCCGATGCGATGCGCCGGGTCAACCTCGCCACCGACTTCGGAGTGCGCTTCGGCCAGGGCAACGGCGATGAGAACCACGCCTGGGCCGACTTCTCCAAGGTCAACGAGCGACTGTTGAAGCTCGCGCAGAGCCAGTCCCACGACATCCACGCCACATTGGAGTCCTACGGGGTGCGTGTGGTGATCGGGCGCGGCAAGGTCATGCCTCCGCACAGCATCGAGGTCACCTCGGGTGCACATGAGGGAGAGGTCATCGAGGCCGACGCCGTCATCGTCGCCACCGGGGCCCACCCCCGCGAGCTGCCCTCCGCCAAGCCGGACGGCGAACGCATCTTCAACTGGACCCAGGCGTACAACCTCACCGAGGTCCCGGAGCACATGATCGTGGTCGGTTCAGGAGTCACCGGCGCTGAGTTCGCCTCGGCGTACCGCCGCCTCGGCGCGGAGGTCACGCTCGTCTCCTCCCGCGAGCAGGTGCTCCCGGGAGAGGATTCCGACGCCTCACAGGTGCTGGAGCACTCCTTCGAGCGCGTCGGCGTGCACGTGGCCTCGCTGACCCGCGCGGAATCGGTGCAGCGCACCGAGACCGGCGTGGAGGTCACGCTGACCAACGGCGAGGTGCTCAAGGGTTCGCACTGCCTGATGGCGGTCGGCGGCATCCCCAACACCACCGGCATCGGGCTCGAAGACTGCGGCGTGGAGATCTCCGAGTCAGGACATGTCCAGGTGGACACCGTCTCGCGGACCACCGCCAACAACATCTACGCCGCCGGAGACTGCACAGGGGTGATGCCGCTGGCCTCGGTGGCAGCGATGCAGGGACGGGTCGCCGTCGCCCATATGAAGGGCGAGAGCGTGAAGCCGCTGAAGCTCCACCAGGTCGCCTCGAACGTGTTCACCTCTCCGGAGATCGCCACCGTCGGCGTCACCCAGGACCAGGTGGACTCGGGCAAGTACCAGGCCGACGTGGTCAAGCTCAACCTCGCCACCAATGCCCGCGCGAAGATGATGAACATCCGCGAAGGCTTCGTGAAGATCTTCTCCCGCAAGGGCTCGGGCACGGTGATCGGCGCCGTGGTGGTCGCACCACGGGCCTCCGAGCTGATCTTCCCGCTGGCGCTCGCGGTCACCCATAAGCTGCACGTGGACGACGTGGCCACCACCTTCACGGTGTACCCCTCGCTGACCGGATCGATCTCCGAGGCAGCTCGCCGCCTCCACCTGCACGTCACCGACCCCGAGGACTGA
- a CDS encoding phosphotransferase, with protein sequence MTSAELEAKQLAFMESYDAHSPVAEAIQHTGVYATSVHLESLQHRPGAGVTGIYRVATGRPVVPRGGPSGSYTETSDHVDELYVGMTTEPVSAESDGVVHSHSPYGRLSIWQHPLDPALPGLRVATDPESVRRVWGDGRKLVSLETISYRPLRRAVIAAQFDDGARLFLKVLRAKRADQLHTRHRLLLEAGVPTAVPVREPVEDVVALREGPGESLAEYFLADGAATTSPAQFMELLDQLPDKVMTLPARDAWTDRLSAYATAASSALPGEADRIRALASHIAAALPKTDRGQVVPTHGDFYEANLLMHDGQVSALLDVDSLGPGHRVDDLACFLGHLAVLPAVDARYVHVPAAFQRFATGFAATVDPRALRVRTASVALSLVAGARDTRGQSWQKHAEHRLACAEAVVGLRAPTPDLPAWPELQAP encoded by the coding sequence ATGACCTCAGCGGAGCTGGAAGCCAAGCAGCTGGCCTTCATGGAGTCCTACGACGCCCATTCGCCGGTGGCCGAGGCCATCCAGCACACCGGGGTCTACGCCACCAGCGTGCACCTGGAATCCCTGCAGCACCGTCCCGGCGCAGGGGTCACGGGCATCTACCGTGTGGCCACCGGGCGCCCGGTCGTCCCGCGCGGAGGCCCCTCCGGGTCCTATACCGAGACCTCGGACCACGTGGACGAGCTTTACGTTGGCATGACCACGGAGCCGGTCTCCGCCGAGTCAGACGGGGTGGTCCATTCGCACAGCCCCTACGGGCGGCTCTCCATCTGGCAGCACCCGCTGGACCCGGCGCTGCCCGGGCTGCGGGTGGCCACCGACCCTGAGTCGGTGCGCCGGGTCTGGGGAGACGGCCGGAAGCTGGTCAGTCTGGAGACCATCAGCTACCGTCCGCTGCGCCGGGCAGTGATCGCGGCCCAGTTCGACGACGGCGCCCGGCTGTTCCTGAAGGTGCTGCGCGCCAAGCGGGCGGATCAGCTGCATACGCGTCACCGGCTCCTGCTCGAGGCGGGCGTGCCCACCGCGGTGCCGGTCCGGGAACCCGTGGAGGACGTGGTGGCGCTGCGCGAGGGGCCCGGCGAGTCCCTGGCCGAATACTTCCTCGCCGATGGTGCCGCCACGACGTCTCCGGCACAGTTCATGGAGCTTCTCGACCAGCTTCCGGACAAGGTGATGACCCTGCCCGCGCGGGATGCCTGGACCGACCGGCTCTCGGCCTACGCCACGGCGGCCAGCTCGGCCCTGCCGGGGGAGGCAGACCGGATCCGCGCCCTGGCCTCGCATATCGCCGCGGCGCTGCCGAAGACGGACCGGGGTCAGGTGGTCCCCACACACGGCGACTTCTATGAGGCCAATCTGCTCATGCACGACGGCCAGGTCTCCGCGCTGCTCGACGTCGACTCGCTGGGACCCGGGCACCGGGTGGATGACCTCGCCTGCTTCCTGGGCCACCTCGCGGTGCTGCCCGCCGTGGACGCTCGCTATGTGCACGTTCCTGCGGCGTTCCAGCGCTTCGCCACCGGGTTCGCCGCCACGGTCGACCCCCGGGCACTGCGAGTGCGCACCGCCTCGGTCGCGTTGTCCCTGGTGGCCGGGGCCCGTGACACCCGCGGGCAGTCCTGGCAGAAGCATGCGGAGCACCGGCTTGCCTGTGCCGAGGCCGTGGTGGGACTGCGCGCCCCGACCCCCGACCTCCCGGCCTGGCCCGAGCTCCAAGCCCCCTGA
- a CDS encoding DUF885 domain-containing protein, whose translation MSRRPPAGPERSPRTGPVRIPTAVDAFAEEYYERLLALNPEEATVLGRPGVETQYADYSPAGREAMAQMQREALAQLSELTPVDSIDEVTLHAMAERIGLDVALHETGRTELNNLASAPQGVRMVLELMPAETEADFGHIAGRLSNLPAALDGYWESLQESARRGHIPARRQVQAVAQQCRSYSEHDGALSGYLRDARTAGVSAANQAALAAGTSAAQEAYRLLAERLERELLPEAPETDAVGIEHYRLASQYFTGTELDLEETYRWGLQELNRLVAAQQEVAAAIKPGATIEEAKEILNADPARQLIGTQALQEWMQRLSDEAVAALKDVHFDIPAPMDVLECMIAPTQDGGVYYTGPSDDFSRPGRMWWSVPPEDESFSTWTETTTVYHEGVPGHHLQIATATLVKDRLNSWRRHGSFVSGFAEGWALYAEELMAELGFLTDPGDLMGMYDMQRMRAARVIFDIGVHCGFDAPEDWGGAAWTPELGKEFLRAHLPISAAQLDFEFTRYLGWPGQAPSYKVGQRVFGQIRAEREEAARAAGEHLDLRAFHTELLELGMIGLDTLRFAMRP comes from the coding sequence ATGAGCAGACGCCCACCCGCTGGTCCAGAACGTTCCCCGCGCACCGGCCCGGTGCGCATCCCGACAGCGGTGGACGCCTTCGCCGAGGAGTACTACGAGCGGCTGCTGGCGCTGAACCCAGAAGAGGCCACCGTGCTCGGTCGGCCCGGGGTGGAGACGCAGTACGCGGACTACTCTCCGGCCGGCCGCGAGGCGATGGCCCAGATGCAGCGTGAGGCGCTCGCCCAGCTCAGCGAGCTGACGCCGGTGGATTCGATCGATGAGGTCACGCTGCATGCGATGGCTGAACGGATCGGCCTGGACGTCGCTCTGCACGAGACCGGCCGCACCGAGCTGAACAACCTGGCCTCCGCCCCGCAGGGGGTGCGCATGGTGCTGGAGCTCATGCCCGCCGAGACGGAGGCAGACTTCGGGCACATCGCCGGAAGGCTGAGCAACCTGCCCGCCGCGTTGGACGGCTACTGGGAATCGCTGCAGGAGTCCGCACGCCGCGGCCACATCCCGGCCCGCCGTCAGGTTCAGGCCGTGGCCCAGCAGTGCAGGAGCTACTCCGAGCACGACGGCGCACTCTCCGGCTATTTGCGAGACGCCCGGACCGCAGGGGTCAGCGCCGCGAACCAGGCGGCGCTCGCCGCGGGCACCTCGGCCGCCCAGGAGGCCTACCGGCTGCTCGCCGAGCGCCTGGAACGCGAGCTGCTCCCCGAAGCTCCGGAGACCGACGCCGTGGGCATCGAGCATTATCGACTCGCCAGCCAATACTTCACCGGCACCGAGCTCGATCTCGAAGAGACCTATCGCTGGGGTCTGCAGGAGCTGAATCGGCTCGTCGCGGCCCAGCAGGAGGTGGCGGCGGCGATCAAGCCGGGAGCCACCATCGAGGAGGCCAAGGAGATCCTGAATGCTGATCCGGCCCGCCAGCTGATCGGGACCCAGGCGCTGCAGGAATGGATGCAGCGCCTCTCGGATGAGGCCGTCGCGGCGCTGAAGGATGTCCACTTCGACATCCCCGCGCCGATGGACGTCCTCGAGTGCATGATCGCCCCGACCCAGGACGGCGGGGTCTACTACACCGGCCCCAGCGACGACTTCTCCCGACCCGGACGGATGTGGTGGTCGGTCCCGCCCGAGGACGAGAGCTTCAGCACCTGGACCGAGACCACCACGGTCTACCACGAGGGAGTCCCCGGCCATCACCTGCAGATCGCCACGGCCACTCTGGTGAAGGACCGGCTGAACTCCTGGCGCCGCCACGGCAGCTTCGTCTCAGGCTTCGCGGAGGGGTGGGCGCTCTACGCCGAGGAGCTCATGGCGGAGCTCGGCTTCCTCACCGACCCCGGTGACCTGATGGGCATGTACGACATGCAGCGCATGCGCGCGGCACGTGTGATCTTCGACATCGGCGTCCACTGCGGATTCGACGCCCCGGAGGACTGGGGTGGCGCGGCCTGGACCCCTGAGCTGGGGAAGGAGTTCCTGCGCGCCCACCTGCCGATCTCGGCCGCGCAGCTGGACTTCGAGTTCACCCGCTACCTCGGGTGGCCGGGCCAGGCGCCGTCCTATAAGGTCGGTCAGCGCGTCTTCGGGCAGATCCGCGCGGAACGCGAAGAGGCAGCACGCGCCGCGGGCGAGCACCTCGATCTGCGCGCCTTTCACACGGAACTATTGGAGCTGGGAATGATCGGGTTGGACACACTGCGTTTCGCGATGCGGCCATGA
- a CDS encoding glycine betaine ABC transporter substrate-binding protein: protein MTFSPPAPRRVRSAAGLTSLAAVGALLVSGCSSPPPAEEPTGSAAERAWTIAVGEHELDQTIANVYALALTSRESPTVVEPQEQATGALVTEGGANLVIGRTMALAQQLDQEGWAALDQPSSADLVALIEGGLDDDAELLDPSAAVLDSALVITSITAEERELSTAGEVADPEFADACDELRIGVRPDLPDPAPLLAEVYDCEPAAISVAGEDELVRGVISARLDAAILTASHPSIEEQRLVALTDAERAFPQEQFIPVVSTEVAEGVPEITAELAQALDDDALVTLRRLTDGDQGLGPQEAAEYWLVQEGFIAEPEDWG from the coding sequence ATGACTTTCAGCCCCCCTGCGCCTCGGCGTGTTCGCAGTGCTGCCGGGCTGACCTCGCTGGCTGCTGTCGGCGCGCTGCTGGTGAGCGGGTGCTCCTCACCTCCGCCGGCGGAGGAGCCCACCGGAAGCGCCGCCGAGCGAGCCTGGACCATCGCCGTGGGGGAGCACGAGCTGGACCAGACGATCGCCAACGTCTACGCGCTGGCGCTGACCTCCCGGGAATCTCCCACAGTGGTGGAGCCCCAGGAGCAGGCCACCGGCGCTCTGGTGACCGAGGGCGGGGCAAACCTGGTCATCGGACGAACCATGGCACTGGCCCAGCAGCTGGACCAGGAGGGATGGGCGGCGTTGGACCAGCCCAGCTCTGCGGATCTGGTGGCCCTGATCGAAGGCGGGCTGGATGATGACGCCGAGCTCCTGGATCCCTCGGCAGCCGTGCTGGACAGCGCGTTGGTCATCACTTCCATCACCGCCGAGGAGCGCGAGCTCTCCACCGCCGGTGAGGTGGCAGACCCGGAGTTCGCCGATGCCTGCGACGAGCTGCGCATCGGGGTGCGCCCGGATCTGCCGGACCCCGCCCCGCTGCTGGCGGAGGTCTACGACTGTGAACCAGCCGCGATCTCGGTGGCCGGGGAGGACGAGCTGGTCCGCGGTGTCATCTCCGCACGACTGGACGCCGCCATCCTCACGGCGTCACATCCCAGCATCGAGGAACAGCGGCTGGTCGCCCTCACCGACGCCGAACGCGCCTTCCCGCAGGAGCAGTTCATCCCGGTGGTCTCCACCGAGGTCGCCGAGGGGGTTCCGGAGATCACGGCGGAGCTGGCTCAGGCCCTCGACGACGACGCCCTGGTCACCCTGCGTCGGCTCACCGACGGCGACCAGGGGCTGGGCCCCCAGGAGGCCGCAGAGTACTGGCTGGTCCAGGAGGGATTCATCGCCGAGCCCGAGGACTGGGGCTGA
- a CDS encoding tetratricopeptide repeat protein produces MTSPLLPRLTALIQAAGGTAVPAHDARGWLDLAYEGAYGERYRGAAEAAEAGLRSPGSDDPENQLMLLRILAGVHEMRGDSEASAPFCARRIELLRSLGRSRQARVEEDLGPMLLREPDRVEGEILARVAEDLRAEDEAAGTPSVELADVLSSLAVRRLQDEGPEATLPLVRETCTILEQLDHPEALAGARMFLAHTLLLCGEPEESLSTAELVVAAPTNRAVRGAMAMLQATIHHHQDRNTQAIEAALSSVELYAAAQVRKGAASAAALLGGLTSEEDDGEASVLAWRIAVQQAELGEFSESRLLSLALGQQLLELEDHAEAEKVLDALSVRLAGTDEDRSTRARALMGLGHAVTQLRRPVEAMSHWNEAAELFLEVQESEEAARAHLAAGALAASLERLDLARSHYEQGLKLVERTEDMDPLVLLQALHSLGHLLTRSEDQAGIAHLDRALNLAAEHGTTWQRADITDSLARGWTALGEGTKAVAAGLEAADLFVEAGDDDAAGDAEVFAAKVLLEMGRADEAETIFRMSTDEREASPSLMADALEGQIEALMRQGKAEAAADLRRKLTRLKRRMRS; encoded by the coding sequence ATGACGAGTCCGCTGCTCCCGCGTCTGACGGCCCTGATCCAGGCCGCCGGTGGGACAGCTGTGCCCGCGCACGACGCCCGCGGATGGCTGGACCTCGCCTACGAGGGCGCCTACGGCGAACGGTACCGCGGAGCCGCCGAGGCCGCTGAGGCGGGGCTGCGCTCCCCCGGCAGCGATGACCCGGAGAATCAGCTGATGCTGCTGCGGATCCTCGCCGGAGTCCACGAGATGCGGGGCGACTCCGAGGCCTCAGCCCCCTTCTGCGCCCGGCGCATCGAACTGCTGCGCAGCCTCGGCCGGTCCCGCCAGGCACGGGTCGAAGAGGACCTCGGACCGATGCTGCTGCGCGAGCCCGACCGGGTCGAGGGCGAGATCCTTGCCCGAGTGGCTGAGGATCTGCGCGCCGAGGACGAGGCCGCAGGAACACCCTCCGTGGAGCTCGCCGATGTGCTCTCCTCACTGGCCGTGCGTCGGCTCCAGGACGAGGGCCCCGAAGCCACACTGCCGCTGGTCCGCGAGACCTGCACCATCCTCGAGCAGCTGGACCATCCCGAGGCGCTTGCCGGGGCGCGGATGTTCCTGGCGCATACCCTGCTGCTGTGCGGCGAGCCTGAGGAGTCGCTGAGCACGGCGGAGCTGGTGGTCGCTGCCCCGACCAACCGCGCGGTCCGCGGTGCCATGGCGATGCTGCAGGCCACCATCCACCACCACCAGGACCGCAACACCCAGGCCATCGAGGCGGCGCTGAGCTCCGTGGAGCTCTACGCAGCCGCACAGGTGCGCAAGGGTGCCGCTTCCGCCGCCGCCCTGCTGGGTGGGCTCACCAGCGAAGAGGACGACGGCGAAGCCTCAGTCCTCGCCTGGCGGATCGCCGTCCAACAGGCTGAGCTGGGAGAGTTCAGCGAATCCCGGCTGCTCAGCCTGGCACTCGGCCAGCAGCTGCTGGAGCTCGAGGACCATGCCGAGGCCGAGAAGGTGCTCGACGCGCTCTCCGTGCGCCTGGCAGGAACCGACGAAGACCGATCCACCCGAGCGCGTGCGCTGATGGGCCTCGGTCATGCCGTCACCCAGCTACGCCGCCCGGTCGAGGCGATGTCGCACTGGAACGAGGCCGCAGAGCTGTTCCTCGAGGTCCAGGAATCCGAAGAGGCAGCCCGCGCGCACCTGGCCGCCGGCGCCCTCGCGGCCTCCCTGGAGCGACTCGACCTCGCGCGCAGCCACTACGAGCAGGGGCTCAAGCTGGTCGAGCGGACCGAGGACATGGACCCGCTGGTGCTGCTGCAGGCGCTGCATTCGCTGGGTCATCTGCTCACCCGCTCCGAGGATCAGGCCGGCATCGCGCACTTGGACCGGGCACTGAACCTCGCCGCCGAGCACGGCACCACCTGGCAGCGTGCCGACATCACCGATTCACTGGCCCGCGGGTGGACCGCCCTGGGTGAGGGCACCAAGGCCGTGGCGGCAGGCCTGGAGGCGGCAGACCTCTTCGTCGAAGCCGGAGATGATGACGCCGCCGGCGACGCCGAGGTGTTCGCCGCCAAGGTGCTGCTGGAGATGGGCCGCGCCGACGAGGCGGAGACCATCTTCCGGATGTCCACCGATGAGCGTGAAGCGAGCCCCTCGCTCATGGCCGATGCGCTCGAAGGGCAGATCGAAGCCCTCATGCGCCAGGGCAAGGCAGAGGCCGCCGCGGACCTGCGCCGGAAGCTGACCCGGCTCAAGCGCCGGATGCGCAGCTGA
- a CDS encoding pyridoxal phosphate-dependent aminotransferase, which yields MEEFEDFTQAQKLRNVRYDVRGPIAVEAARLERAGHRITKLNIGNMAPFGFDAPDAILVDMIKNLPTSQGYSESQGIYSARTAVAQYYQSRGMRDAEVSDVILGNGVSELITMVLQAMINPGDEVLIPAPDYPLWTGITTLCSGRAVHYICDEENHWWPDPEEVESKITDRTKALVIINPNNPTGAVYPREILEAMVDIARRHNLMLLSDEIYEKITFDDAEMINACTLADDVFTITFSGLSKTWRVAGFRSGWLYMSGPKHRAKNYIEGLNLMSNLRMCPNVPAQHAIQTALGGYQSVEEFIRPGGRIYEQRNIAHKLLSEIEGVDVHQADGALYLFPRLDPKIYPIQNDEAFVMELLRQQKILVSHGRAFNWIDDNHFRLVSLPPVEELEEAIAGIADFLAAYRDAFARS from the coding sequence ATGGAGGAATTCGAGGACTTCACCCAGGCTCAGAAGCTCCGCAACGTGCGTTACGACGTGCGTGGCCCGATCGCTGTAGAAGCCGCGCGACTTGAACGTGCCGGGCATCGAATCACCAAGTTGAACATCGGCAACATGGCGCCCTTCGGCTTCGATGCACCGGACGCGATCCTGGTCGACATGATCAAGAATCTCCCCACGTCACAGGGGTATTCCGAGTCTCAGGGCATCTACTCGGCGCGCACCGCGGTGGCCCAGTACTACCAGTCCCGCGGCATGCGTGACGCCGAAGTCTCAGATGTGATCCTCGGCAACGGCGTCTCCGAGCTGATCACGATGGTCCTCCAGGCGATGATCAACCCCGGCGACGAGGTGCTCATCCCCGCCCCGGACTACCCGCTGTGGACCGGCATCACCACGCTGTGCAGCGGGCGCGCGGTGCACTACATCTGTGATGAGGAGAACCACTGGTGGCCGGACCCCGAAGAGGTGGAGTCCAAGATCACCGATCGGACCAAGGCGCTGGTCATCATCAACCCCAACAACCCCACCGGTGCGGTCTACCCGCGCGAGATCCTCGAAGCCATGGTGGACATCGCCCGGCGACACAACCTGATGCTGCTCTCCGACGAGATCTACGAGAAGATCACCTTCGACGACGCAGAGATGATCAACGCCTGCACGCTCGCCGACGACGTCTTCACGATCACCTTCTCCGGGCTGTCCAAGACCTGGCGCGTGGCCGGGTTCAGGTCGGGCTGGCTCTACATGTCCGGACCCAAGCATCGAGCGAAGAACTACATCGAGGGTCTGAACCTGATGTCGAATCTTCGGATGTGTCCCAACGTCCCGGCGCAGCACGCGATCCAGACGGCGTTGGGCGGTTATCAGTCCGTGGAGGAGTTCATCCGGCCCGGCGGCAGGATCTACGAGCAGCGCAATATCGCGCATAAGCTGCTCTCCGAGATCGAGGGCGTGGACGTGCACCAGGCCGACGGTGCGCTGTACCTGTTCCCGCGGCTGGATCCGAAGATCTACCCGATCCAGAATGACGAGGCCTTCGTGATGGAGCTGCTGCGCCAGCAGAAGATCCTGGTCTCGCATGGTCGAGCGTTCAACTGGATCGACGACAACCATTTCAGGCTGGTGTCGCTGCCTCCGGTGGAGGAGCTCGAGGAGGCGATCGCGGGCATCGCGGACTTCCTCGCCGCCTACCGGGACGCCTTCGCCCGTTCCTGA
- a CDS encoding GNAT family N-acetyltransferase, translating into MRLFAGRSRDFSARPSVEVEGGRLELRPLRMADEHRFMALRVINTDWLAPWDATTPENPAPRNSSAGFKDMARTLIRGAQAGTHLPWLIWFTPVGEQPLLIGQLTVGPIIGGSARTTSLGYWLDERYAGRGLMTFAVALAADHLFFERGLHRVEITVRPENVASLRVVEKLGFREEGMRPRFLHIDGDWRDHRSFALTQEEIGDGLVARCRGSQSGIG; encoded by the coding sequence ATGAGACTGTTCGCCGGCCGAAGCCGAGACTTCTCCGCCCGCCCCTCCGTCGAAGTCGAGGGGGGCCGCCTTGAGCTGCGCCCGCTGCGCATGGCAGACGAGCACCGCTTCATGGCGCTGCGCGTGATCAACACCGACTGGCTCGCCCCCTGGGATGCGACCACCCCGGAGAACCCGGCCCCACGCAACTCCTCCGCGGGATTCAAAGACATGGCGCGCACGCTCATCCGTGGAGCCCAGGCCGGCACGCACCTGCCCTGGCTCATCTGGTTCACCCCGGTGGGGGAGCAGCCGCTGCTGATCGGACAGCTCACCGTGGGCCCGATCATCGGCGGCTCGGCCCGCACCACCTCGCTCGGCTATTGGCTGGACGAGCGCTACGCCGGACGCGGTCTGATGACCTTCGCCGTGGCGCTCGCGGCGGATCACCTGTTCTTCGAGCGCGGGCTGCACCGGGTGGAGATCACCGTGCGTCCCGAGAACGTCGCCAGCCTGCGCGTGGTGGAGAAGCTCGGCTTCCGTGAGGAGGGGATGCGCCCGCGTTTCCTGCACATCGATGGCGACTGGCGCGATCATCGCAGCTTCGCGCTGACCCAGGAAGAGATAGGCGACGGACTCGTGGCGCGTTGCCGCGGATCACAATCCGGCATCGGATAA
- a CDS encoding alpha/beta fold hydrolase produces MTTTTSSPTLVLIAGHWLGAWAWNEVLEHLDTDHTRAVAMTLPGLDGDDTDRAEKTLDDQAASIRDVIAQQDDHPVILVAHSGANAPVSLILDRHPELVSRVLWVDSGPVADGSVFAPDFPEDLEELPLPAFDVLGQQASLEGLSAEALERFRARAVPEPALVLRQPVELVNESRRGVPTTLVCCSLSGEQVVELIQEGHPMFAEVANLEDVDIIDLPTGHWPMWSRPRDLAEVIGSAAKPAVQVRLSCASGA; encoded by the coding sequence ATGACAACTACTACGAGCAGTCCGACCCTCGTCCTCATCGCCGGCCATTGGCTGGGAGCATGGGCATGGAACGAAGTCCTGGAACACCTCGACACCGACCACACTCGCGCCGTCGCGATGACCCTGCCTGGTCTCGACGGCGACGACACCGACCGCGCGGAGAAGACTCTCGACGATCAGGCAGCATCGATCCGGGACGTCATCGCTCAGCAGGATGATCACCCCGTGATTCTCGTCGCGCACAGCGGAGCCAACGCCCCCGTCAGCCTCATTCTCGACCGGCACCCAGAGCTTGTCTCCCGCGTCCTGTGGGTCGATTCCGGCCCCGTGGCAGACGGCAGCGTCTTCGCTCCTGATTTTCCGGAGGACCTCGAAGAACTGCCGTTGCCTGCATTCGATGTTCTCGGGCAGCAGGCAAGCCTCGAAGGCCTGAGTGCCGAGGCCCTCGAGCGATTCCGCGCCAGGGCTGTCCCGGAGCCTGCCCTGGTGCTCCGTCAGCCCGTCGAGCTCGTGAACGAGTCGCGCCGAGGCGTCCCGACGACGTTGGTGTGCTGCTCCCTCTCGGGTGAGCAGGTGGTGGAGCTCATCCAGGAGGGTCACCCCATGTTCGCCGAGGTCGCGAATCTCGAAGACGTGGACATCATCGACCTCCCCACGGGCCACTGGCCCATGTGGAGCCGTCCCCGCGACCTCGCCGAGGTCATTGGGTCGGCGGCCAAGCCCGCGGTCCAGGTCAGGCTCAGCTGCGCATCCGGCGCTTGA